One Saccharomycodes ludwigii strain NBRC 1722 chromosome VI, whole genome shotgun sequence DNA segment encodes these proteins:
- the YME2 gene encoding Yme2p (similar to Saccharomyces cerevisiae YMR302C | YME2 | Yeast Mitochondrial Escape) has translation MLAIKNNISLTRIIVKNRSARLLLSTQKRFNSDNVSTTQNDIQKKDEEVGESNKTENTGVIHKSKRETLIYFDNIYQRAGSIFNLLQWYDFISLRSTTKSTSQRIMKYANNPANPIHGLELNSLVPMRKDGGCFAKFYIPPNYTLSEVNAKIQSNTELASKGNLLSFITKVTAFPVKGTPWIEDLKRLPKKIIHVKFEGEHIFTEEELYALFRRYGQIVEIIAGGTQQATIIFKSLKGATCAKNCINGLFVNGTTLHIQFDKKGSSTYVRDFFVNHTRIAVPLLFAFISILAVLIFDPIREFMIEQKITHKYSLSKDNYWIKYLARWTNKTMSSFRNFLGSYNSKQQSDVTSLWEERVEQANDLKMWLEENNNTFVIVRGPRGSGKHELVMRYTLKDRNNVLYLDCENLVKTRIDSKFLKNAASQLGYYPIFPWINSIASIVDLGVQGLTGQKSGLSESKEKQFNTMLGTSLMAIRRIALQKYKPTITLEDGTVVSIKEEDYLQQHPEEKPVIVIDRFSNKSEINNFVYKELADWAALLVQMNMAHVVFLTETVSPNQLLSESLPNQVFKNLVLSDASKENSEKYVLERLDEKYQNEKLRKGVETSLAPLGGRMLDLQGFVRRVKSGESPEEALNKMIIQSTEQITQMFLNDKANPLRAAQAWELIELLSENYYVDFDKIVFKPLFKAAPEEALLDLEKQGLITVSRDRGILDKIMPAKPLFKSSFQNLVKDAKVSTVLKTGYYLRVIAFETGRIRKWEEELRLLGKVSDQKMFKSRLEYLSNKIDLSDKVIDNSENEIKKLSQSV, from the coding sequence ATGTTagcaattaaaaataacatttctTTGACCCGTATTATAGTTAAGAACAGGTCAGCACGATTGTTGTTATCTACACAAAAAAGATTCAACTCAGATAACGTTTCAACAACCCAAAAcgatattcaaaaaaaagatgaggAGGTTGGCGAGAGCAATAAAACCGAAAATACAGGTGTCATCCACAAATCTAAAAGAGAAACcttgatttattttgataacaTTTATCAAAGAGCTggttctatttttaatttattacaaTGGTACGATTTCATTTCATTAAGATCCACCACAAAGAGCACTAGCCAAAGGATAATGAAATATGCAAATAATCCAGCAAACCCTATACATGGATTAGAGCTAAATTCACTTGTTCCAATGAGGAAGGATGGGGGTTGTTTTGCTAAGTTTTATATTCCACCAAATTATACTCTATCTGAGGTTAATGCTAAGATCCAATCAAATACTGAATTAGCTAGCAAAGGTAACTTGCTCTCTTTTATAACTAAAGTTACTGCCTTCCCAGTGAAAGGTACTCCATGGAtagaagatttaaaaagactaccaaaaaaaatcattcaTGTTAAATTTGAGGGAGAACATATTTTCACCGAAGAAGAACTTTACGCCTTGTTTAGAAGATACGGTCAAATAGTAGAGATAATTGCTGGTGGGACGCAACAAGCTACCATTATCTTCAAGTCTTTAAAGGGCGCCACTTGTGCCAAAAATTGTATAAATGGTCTTTTTGTCAATGGCACCACATTGCATATtcaatttgataaaaaaggTTCTTCTACGTATGTTAGAGACTTTTTTGTTAACCATACCAGAATTGCAGTTCCCTTGCTTTTTGCGTTTATTTCGATCCTAGCTGTGTTGATTTTTGATCCGATAAGAGAATTCATGATTGAACAAAAGATTACACATAAATATTCATTATCAAAGGATAACTACTGGATTAAGTATTTAGCAAGATGGACCAATAAAACTATGAGTTCTTTTAGGAATTTTTTGGGAAGTTACAATTCGAAGCAGCAATCGGACGTAACATCATTATGGGAAGAACGTGTTGAGCAGGCTAATGATTTGAAAATGTGgttagaagaaaataacaatacatTCGTGATCGTAAGAGGACCCAGAGGTTCGGGTAAACATGAATTAGTGATGCGTTATACTTTGAAAGATAgaaataatgttttatatttagaCTGTGAAAATTTGGTTAAAACAAGAATTGattctaaatttttaaaaaatgctGCCTCCCAATTGGGCTATTATCCCATATTTCCATGGATTAATTCTATTGCAAGTATTGTAGACTTGGGGGTTCAAGGATTGACAGGTCAAAAATCTGGATTGTCTGAATCTaaggaaaaacaatttaataCTATGTTGGGGACAAGTTTGATGGCTATTAGGAGAATTGCCTTGCAAAAATATAAGCCAACGATAACACTAGAAGATGGTACCGTGGTAAGTATTAAAGAAGAGGATTATTTACAGCAACACCCTGAAGAAAAACCCGTCATTGTGATTGATAGGTTTTCTAATAAATCAGaaatcaataattttgtttacaAAGAGTTGGCAGACTGGGCTGCACTTTTAGTTCAGATGAATATGGCACATGTTGTGTTTTTAACGGAAACAGTTTCTCCAAATCAACTATTGAGTGAATCCTTACCAAATcaagttttcaaaaacttGGTTTTGTCAGATGCTTCCAAAGAAAATTCAGAGAAATATGTTTTAGAACGTTTGGATGAAAAGTATCagaatgaaaaattacGGAAAGGAGTTGAGACTTCACTAGCGCCCTTGGGTGGAAGGATGCTGGACTTGCAAGGATTTGTCAGAAGGGTTAAGTCTGGTGAAAGCCCTGAAGAGGCGTTGAACAAAATGATTATTCAATCTACTGAACAAATTACTCAGATGTTTTTGAACGACAAAGCAAATCCTTTAAGAGCGGCACAAGCTTGGGAATTGATTGAATTGTTGAGTGAAAACTATTATGTAGATTTTGATAAGATTGTTTTCAAACCATTGTTTAAAGCAGCTCCGGAGGAAGCCTTGTTGGATTTAGAAAAACAAGGATTAATAACTGTATCTAGAGATAGGGGTATTTTAGATAAGATTATGCCAGCCAAACCGTTATTTAAATCATCCTTTCAAAATCTAGTTAAAGACGCCAAGGTTTCGACTGTGTTAAAAACTGGATATTATTTAAGAGTCATTGCTTTTGAAACTGGTAGAATTAGAAAGTGGGAGGAAGAGTTGAGGTTGTTGGGTAAAGTAAGTGAtcaaaaaatgtttaagAGTAGATTGGAATATTTGTCgaataaaattgatttaaGTGACAAAGTTATTGATAACTCTGagaatgaaattaaaaaattatctcAATCGGTATAA
- a CDS encoding uncharacterized protein (similar to Saccharomyces cerevisiae YCR106W | RDS1 | Regulator of Drug Sensitivity) has product MVQTKRSRIPTVCRACRKRKSKCDRLRPQCSRCVESKTDCIYEQDISFLEPNIIDDPLSVSSSDSNTYSVKNFEKKGLSSSFSSSSPSSKNIFADPTVNLRNFPEPTMMILENTKYLDNPLSVVAICQKDAYLRTISGSIFCISHFQYEIRNDAQFLSVMQNILLKDSNNQVIEKPFLAFIEKIIERNAKFHNKSKPELWTPYTLFWNDYKLLDTIEDKPPLFLQNILHDIEHILPDSKITKLLLYHFYQNIYPIHPYLDIPSFDYNFNVLFKDSVDPTRHQIVLGTKNIRKKIVTVALLLLILKIASTSIVVGDAIEHIELKDYIERFKDLSFSRKTVIYAQKLYSLLNVMESSDEDGLAFLLYLNVYETYYPEDENLCLLQKQQLVYSAIHDVTKFLGLHRDPSVYPQLDDLVYSGPNYRNYRRKLWLGSISWRLSRLLTDGYSSATDVEELDVFLNEESQFLRNIEEDSVKELAYETPLYIIFIKKFHLYSMLLKLNRVCNKPGEGILLSEICKLMERCENVLANDFPLCAMSKVSDQLYPLSFEFNDNGFNSNSNQFNLAEIQATEIFNNNLLGRLCLLNISFLLMVYFEELTIKKPHEYGKLHEKFILETFRLEIELLSLITKYLEDQYSGFIPEKQAYLIKKNCFNVLLKCWMILVSFILRFSYAEQAYTRIFNSQNFLYNKQKNAPKQEQTILLTQQLLQKLSLLLKYTVHLSSEKLAKKYFCSYEATCVFSYISHLLDIGKIKESMERCLNLKDFLPVHIKRNANLKWRFDLNDASKIKDRLVDMNCLGTIDANLVGKLIAIFENVGFSFILANEKRDEFINDKDNNTYTMSKFLNEDYNVSQLWEGDLDEYFDFWDYEAKDTGEEIHNIHIR; this is encoded by the coding sequence atGGTCCAAACTAAAAGAAGTAGAATCCCAACAGTTTGCAGAGCTtgtagaaaaagaaaatccaAATGTGATAGACTAAGACCTCAATGTTCCAGATGTGTGGAATCCAAGACTGATTGTATTTATGAACAagatatttcttttctcgaaccaaatattattgatgatCCTTTAAGTGTGAGTAGTTCCGACTCAAACACATATAgtgtaaaaaattttgaaaaaaagggattatcttcttctttttcttcatcatctcCCTCTTCCAAGAATATCTTTGCAGATCCAACCGTTAATTTAAGAAATTTTCCTGAACCAACAATGATGATCTTGGAAAACACTAAATATTTGGATAATCCACTTTCAGTTGTGGCAATCTGTCAGAAAGATGCATATCTAAGAACTATCTCTGGGTCTATATTTTGCATATCCCATTTTCAATACGAGATAAGGAATGATGCTCAATTTTTGTCCGTAAtgcaaaatatattattaaaagattcAAACAATCAAGTGATTGAGAAACCCTTTTTGgcatttattgaaaaaattatcgaAAGAAACGCTAAATTTCACAACAAAAGTAAACCAGAGTTGTGGACGCCATATACACTTTTTTGGAATGACTATAAGTTACTGGATACCATAGAAGATAAACCGCCACTATTCTTACAAAATATTCTGCATGACATTGAACACATTTTACCCGACAGCAAAATAACCAAGCTATTACTGTATCATTTTTACCAAAACATATATCCAATTCATCCTTATTTGGATATTCCTTCCtttgattataattttaatgttCTTTTTAAAGACTCGGTGGATCCAACAAGACACCAAATTGTACTAGGGACGAAAAACATCAGGAAGAAGATTGTTACTGTTgctttgttgttattaattttaaaaatagcatCTACTTCCATAGTGGTTGGTGATGCTATAGAACATattgaattaaaagattataTAGAACGCTTCAAGGACTTATCTTTCTCACGGAAAACAGTCATTTATGCTCAAAAACTATATTCTTTGTTAAATGTTATGGAGTCTTCCGACGAAGACGGCCTAGCATTTTtactatatttaaatgTATATGAGACATATTACCCGGAGGATGAAAACCTATGTTTgttacaaaaacaacaattggTTTATAGCGCCATACACGACGTTACAAAGTTTTTGGGATTACATAGAGACCCTAGTGTGTATCCACAATTGGATGATTTAGTGTATTCAGGGCCTAATTATAGAAATTACAGGAGAAAGTTGTGGTTAGGTTCTATATCTTGGAGACTTTCAAGGTTATTAACGGATGGATACAGTTCTGCCACAGATGTGGAAGAGTTGGACGTGTTTTTAAATGAGGAAAGTCAATTTTTACGGAATATAGAGGAGGATTCAGTCAAGGAGTTGGCTTATGAAACACCTTTGTATATTATCTTTATCAAAAAGTTTCATTTGTATTCTATGTTGTTAAAATTGAATCGTGTATGCAATAAGCCGGGAGAAggaattttattatcagaaATTTGTAAGTTAATGGAAAGGTGTGAAAATGTTTTAGCCAATGATTTTCCATTATGCGCTATGTCAAAAGTCTCGGACCAACTTTACCCCTTATCTTTTGAATTTAACGACAACGGTTTTAATAGCAACAGTAATCAGTTCAACTTGGCAGAAATTCAAGCAACCGAGATATTTAACAACAATTTATTGGGTAGATTATGTTTATTGAACATTtcgtttttattaatggtttattttgaagaattaacaataaaaaaaccaCATGAATATGGAAAACTAcatgaaaaatttattttagagACTTTTCGGTTGGAAATTGAATTATTAAGTTTGATAACCAAATATTTGGAAGACCAATATTCAGGATTTATACCCGAAAAACAAGCATatttaatcaaaaaaaattgttttaatgTTCTATTAAAATGCTGGATGATTTTAGtatcttttatattaaGATTTTCGTATGCAGAACAAGCGTATACtagaatttttaattcGCAGAATTTTTTGTACAATAAACAGAAAAATGCACCAAAACAAGAGCagacaattttattaactCAACAACTTCTTCAAAAATTATCCCTACTTTTGAAATACACGGTACATTTGAGTTCAGAAAAGCTAgccaaaaaatatttttgcaGCTATGAGGCTACATGTGTGTTTAGCTATATCTCCCATCTTTTAgatattggaaaaataaaggagAGTATGGAAAGatgtttaaatttaaaagattttctACCTGTTCATATCAAGAGAAACGCTAATTTGAAATGGAGATTTGATCTAAATGATGCCTccaaaattaaagataGATTAGTTGATATGAATTGTTTGGGCACGATTGATGCAAACTTGGTGGGTAAACTAATAGCTATATTTGAGAATGTTGGATTTTCATTCATATTGgctaatgaaaaaagagatgAGTTTATTAACGATAAAGATAACAACACTTATACGATgtctaaatttttaaatgaagATTATAATGTCTCCCAACTATGGGAGGGTGATTTAGatgaatattttgatttttggGATTACGAAGCGAAAGATACAGGTGAAGAAATTCATAACATTCATATACGGTAG